From Pelotomaculum schinkii, the proteins below share one genomic window:
- the leuS gene encoding leucine--tRNA ligase yields MNDKYNFSEVEAKWQTRWAEEGTYEIPDYSDRPKYYCLEMFPYPSGKLHMGHVRNYSIGDVVARFKTMQGLHVLHPMGWDAFGLPAENAAIKHGGIHPADWTFANIDNMRAQLKQMGISYDWNREVATCHPGYYKWTQWLFLQLFKNGLAYKKEAAVNWCPACATVLANEQVKDGGCERCNTPVEKKELAQWFFKITDYAERLLQDLELLPGWPDKVKTMQEHWIGRSEGAEIDFKLDGLDGVITVYTTRPDTIFGVTYMVLAPEHPLVEKLIAGSEREAEIKEFIRKVRNLSEIDRTSNEVEKVGLQTGAYCINPLNGEKVPVLIANYVLLEYGTGCVMGVPAHDQRDFEFARKYGYPVRVVIQPEGIELDAATMESAYDGEGLLVNSGRFNGLPNTRAMKEITSELAGMGNGKFRVNYRLRDWLISRQRYWGAPIPIIYCERCGVVPVPETDLPVLLPMDVEFKPTGRSPLADCPDFVNTACPSCGGAAIRETDTMDTFMCSSWYYYRYTSPRDIDGPWDKAKVDYWLPVDQYIGGVEHAILHLLYSRFFTKVLYDLKLISNQEPFTNLLTQGMVLKDGTKMSKSKGNVVSPEDIVARYGADTARLFILFAAPPERDLEWSDQGVEGCFRFLKRVWRLVASLASTLKTAPKRPSSGLVGLNRSMRRVTHATIKKVTEDISARFNFNTAVSAVMEMVNALYQYKELPETDRDPAVIREAVESLLLLLAPFAPHITEELWEETGHTGSIHRQPWPSFDQAALVEDEVTIVVQINGKVRDRMLVPAGIGAAQMQEKVIQDPRVLKLTEGKQIIKVIPVPGKLVNIVVK; encoded by the coding sequence ATTAACGACAAATATAATTTTTCAGAAGTTGAAGCCAAATGGCAGACCCGCTGGGCAGAAGAGGGAACATATGAAATCCCCGATTATTCGGATCGTCCCAAGTATTACTGCCTTGAAATGTTTCCGTACCCGTCCGGCAAACTACATATGGGCCATGTCAGGAACTACTCCATCGGCGATGTGGTAGCCCGGTTTAAAACGATGCAGGGCTTGCACGTCCTTCATCCGATGGGTTGGGACGCCTTCGGCCTGCCGGCTGAGAATGCGGCGATCAAACACGGCGGCATCCATCCGGCCGACTGGACTTTTGCTAATATCGACAACATGCGGGCCCAGTTAAAGCAGATGGGAATCAGCTACGACTGGAACCGGGAAGTTGCAACCTGCCATCCCGGGTACTACAAGTGGACGCAGTGGCTTTTTCTCCAGCTTTTTAAAAACGGACTGGCTTACAAAAAGGAAGCTGCCGTCAACTGGTGCCCTGCCTGCGCCACGGTGTTGGCCAACGAACAGGTCAAGGACGGGGGTTGTGAGCGTTGCAATACCCCTGTGGAAAAAAAGGAACTGGCGCAGTGGTTTTTTAAGATTACCGACTATGCGGAGCGCCTGCTGCAAGACCTGGAACTCCTGCCGGGCTGGCCTGATAAGGTCAAGACCATGCAGGAGCACTGGATCGGTCGCAGCGAGGGCGCGGAGATAGATTTTAAGCTGGACGGACTCGACGGGGTCATCACAGTCTACACAACACGGCCGGATACCATTTTTGGGGTAACTTACATGGTCCTGGCGCCGGAACACCCGTTGGTGGAAAAGCTGATTGCAGGCTCAGAGCGGGAAGCGGAGATCAAAGAGTTTATCCGCAAGGTGCGGAACTTGAGCGAAATCGACCGTACTTCGAACGAGGTAGAAAAGGTTGGTTTGCAGACCGGGGCATATTGTATCAACCCCCTGAATGGGGAAAAAGTTCCGGTACTGATTGCCAACTACGTCCTGCTGGAATACGGCACAGGCTGTGTCATGGGCGTGCCTGCCCACGACCAGCGTGACTTTGAATTTGCCCGTAAGTACGGCTACCCAGTCCGTGTGGTGATCCAGCCGGAGGGCATTGAGCTGGATGCGGCGACCATGGAATCAGCCTATGATGGGGAAGGCTTACTGGTCAACTCCGGTCGCTTTAACGGACTGCCCAATACTCGCGCCATGAAAGAAATCACCAGCGAACTTGCAGGTATGGGTAATGGTAAGTTCCGGGTCAATTATCGTCTGAGGGACTGGCTGATTTCCCGCCAGCGCTACTGGGGCGCGCCAATTCCGATCATATATTGTGAACGTTGCGGGGTTGTTCCGGTACCAGAGACTGACCTGCCGGTGCTGCTGCCCATGGACGTGGAGTTTAAACCCACCGGCAGGTCGCCGCTGGCTGACTGCCCTGATTTTGTCAACACCGCTTGCCCCTCATGCGGCGGGGCGGCGATCAGAGAAACCGATACTATGGACACCTTTATGTGCTCTTCCTGGTACTACTACCGTTACACCAGCCCGAGAGATATTGACGGGCCCTGGGATAAAGCCAAGGTGGACTACTGGCTGCCGGTAGACCAGTATATCGGCGGGGTGGAACACGCCATCCTGCACCTTTTATACTCGCGTTTCTTCACCAAAGTGCTCTATGACTTGAAACTGATTAGCAATCAGGAGCCGTTTACCAACCTGCTTACGCAGGGGATGGTTCTAAAAGACGGGACCAAGATGTCCAAATCCAAGGGCAATGTGGTGAGCCCGGAGGATATTGTGGCCCGTTACGGGGCTGATACCGCCAGGCTGTTCATTCTCTTCGCGGCGCCTCCGGAGCGCGACCTGGAATGGAGCGACCAGGGGGTGGAGGGCTGTTTCCGTTTCCTCAAAAGAGTCTGGCGTCTGGTGGCTTCACTGGCGTCTACCCTGAAAACCGCGCCAAAGCGTCCGTCCAGTGGACTCGTTGGCCTAAACCGGTCGATGCGGAGAGTTACCCACGCCACCATCAAGAAAGTGACGGAGGACATCAGCGCCAGGTTTAATTTTAATACCGCCGTTAGTGCAGTAATGGAGATGGTCAACGCTCTTTACCAGTACAAGGAACTACCCGAAACTGACCGTGATCCGGCAGTAATAAGAGAGGCAGTGGAAAGCCTGCTGCTCCTCTTGGCGCCCTTCGCCCCGCATATAACTGAAGAATTGTGGGAGGAGACCGGTCATACCGGCAGCATCCACCGGCAGCCCTGGCCTTCCTTCGACCAGGCGGCGCTAGTGGAGGATGAAGTCACCATCGTCGTGCAGATCAACGGCAAAGTCCGTGACCGCATGCTGGTACCGGCCGGGATTGGCGCGGCGCAGATGCAGGAAAAAGTAATACAGGATCCGAGGGTGCTGAAACTGACAGAGGGTAAGCAAATCATTAAAGTCATCCCGGTTCCCGGCAAACTGGTCAACATTGTGGTGAAGTAA
- the rsfS gene encoding ribosome silencing factor has protein sequence MLLSPQAMVNIAVLAAEEKKSWDVTVLDIRKITVIADYFIICSGRSKTQVQAIAENILEKMEREGVTAQRREGFREGEWVLLDFGDVVVHIFQDAVRQFYNLERLWGDAPVVGVPVNI, from the coding sequence TTGTTATTAAGTCCACAGGCAATGGTGAATATTGCTGTGCTGGCGGCGGAAGAAAAAAAATCTTGGGACGTGACCGTACTTGATATCAGGAAAATCACTGTTATTGCTGATTATTTTATCATCTGCAGCGGCAGGTCCAAGACCCAGGTGCAGGCCATCGCAGAGAACATTCTGGAAAAAATGGAAAGAGAAGGGGTCACCGCCCAGCGCCGGGAGGGCTTCAGGGAAGGTGAATGGGTACTTTTGGACTTCGGTGATGTTGTAGTCCATATCTTTCAGGATGCTGTTCGCCAGTTCTACAATCTTGAGCGCCTTTGGGGAGACGCGCCGGTGGTAGGGGTTCCGGTAAATATTTAA
- the obgE gene encoding GTPase ObgE, which yields MFFDKARIFVKGGDGGNGCVAMRREKYVPEGGPWGGDGGRGGDIVFQADEGLRTLVDFRYKRHYKAQRGKHGEGKNRYGLSADDLVVRLPVGTVIRDDDTGELIADLVRNGQQVVVARGGRGGRGNAHFATPNNKAPKLAEKGEPGEERWLSLELKLLADVGLVGFPNAGKSTLISQVSAAKPKIANYPFTTVTPNLGVVRVDDGRSFVMADIPGLIKGAHAGAGLGHEFLRHVERTRLLIHVLDTAGSEGRDPVEDFKVTNRELILYNPVIGSRPQVIVANKMDLPEAAENLTRLKEAYGNDYEIFPISAATGSGLGPLIYKVAALLEDLPGITPPEEETAEHVVHRAEPRFSISREEGIFLVGGKEIKRHVAMTDLENDEAVERLQWIFKRMGIDDALKEAGIKEGDTVKIGDFEFEYVE from the coding sequence ATGTTTTTTGATAAAGCAAGGATTTTTGTCAAGGGCGGCGACGGAGGAAACGGCTGTGTCGCCATGCGGCGGGAAAAATACGTACCGGAAGGCGGCCCGTGGGGCGGTGACGGGGGCCGGGGCGGGGATATTGTGTTCCAGGCCGATGAAGGACTGCGCACCCTGGTGGACTTCCGTTACAAGCGCCACTATAAGGCACAACGGGGCAAGCACGGCGAAGGCAAAAACAGGTACGGGCTTTCTGCTGACGACCTGGTGGTCAGGTTGCCGGTCGGAACGGTAATCAGGGATGATGACACGGGCGAATTGATCGCGGACCTGGTCAGAAATGGCCAGCAGGTGGTAGTAGCCCGCGGCGGTCGCGGTGGCAGGGGCAACGCCCACTTCGCCACTCCCAACAACAAGGCTCCCAAACTGGCGGAAAAAGGCGAGCCGGGTGAGGAACGCTGGCTCAGTCTGGAACTCAAGCTTCTGGCGGATGTTGGTTTGGTGGGCTTCCCCAACGCGGGTAAATCAACTCTGATTTCGCAGGTATCCGCAGCTAAACCGAAGATAGCCAACTACCCCTTTACCACGGTTACGCCCAACCTGGGTGTGGTACGGGTCGATGACGGGCGCAGTTTTGTTATGGCCGACATTCCGGGCCTTATAAAAGGCGCTCACGCAGGCGCCGGCCTGGGACATGAGTTTCTGCGTCACGTGGAACGCACCAGGCTCTTGATCCATGTGCTGGATACCGCGGGTAGCGAGGGACGGGATCCGGTGGAGGATTTTAAGGTAACCAACCGCGAACTAATCTTGTACAATCCTGTGATCGGGTCCAGGCCACAGGTTATTGTCGCCAATAAAATGGACCTGCCTGAAGCTGCGGAAAACTTGACAAGGCTTAAGGAAGCCTATGGCAATGACTATGAGATCTTTCCCATCTCGGCGGCGACCGGCAGCGGGCTTGGCCCTTTAATTTACAAAGTAGCCGCGCTGCTGGAAGACCTTCCCGGTATAACTCCCCCTGAGGAAGAAACGGCGGAGCATGTCGTCCACCGTGCCGAACCGCGTTTCAGCATATCACGTGAGGAAGGGATCTTTCTGGTAGGCGGCAAGGAAATCAAACGCCACGTGGCCATGACCGACCTGGAAAACGATGAGGCGGTCGAGCGCCTGCAGTGGATCTTCAAGCGCATGGGTATCGATGACGCCCTTAAGGAGGCCGGCATAAAAGAGGGCGACACGGTTAAAATCGGAGATTTTGAATTTGAATATGTCGAATGA
- a CDS encoding V4R domain-containing protein has translation MKDDVISKEIINYLYMSICKTLKNVPFSNRYWVEQIMMGPARYILEEYDDELHFTSKDPVEVCITFLDFLESKGFLLSEDYHMEEFRDDLLVHIERDKCIYRKYCMHAPEEGLLFYCARVGTFQAVLHKILGKNYEATVETDQSGICHGKLSPTTRPKEEIVNRDGHMLKIAGRRAILLSHLTFASLLTSIKEHAPHTLKHVLYDAGYRSGSSVALKTKSLYPDPVECLQALLDEIKNLGLGYVELVSFKPSHGRARLRCYDSIQAFIAKEHGSLYRTPQVNCDFLRGIFASFVSIILDKEIICEEMDCQSIGGDYCEFLAMPLPKNLLDKGGAP, from the coding sequence ATGAAAGATGACGTAATTTCCAAGGAAATAATCAACTATTTGTATATGAGCATATGTAAGACACTCAAAAATGTTCCCTTCAGCAACCGCTATTGGGTGGAGCAGATTATGATGGGACCGGCCCGATATATCCTCGAAGAGTACGATGATGAGCTGCATTTTACATCAAAGGACCCCGTAGAGGTTTGTATAACCTTTCTCGACTTTCTGGAAAGCAAGGGTTTTTTGCTTAGTGAGGATTACCACATGGAAGAATTTAGGGATGACCTGTTGGTACATATTGAGCGTGATAAATGTATTTACCGGAAATATTGCATGCACGCCCCGGAGGAAGGGTTACTTTTTTACTGCGCGCGTGTCGGTACTTTTCAGGCGGTTTTACACAAAATCCTGGGTAAAAATTATGAAGCGACAGTTGAAACAGACCAAAGCGGAATCTGCCACGGGAAGCTGTCCCCCACAACCAGACCTAAAGAGGAGATTGTTAACCGCGATGGACACATGCTGAAAATAGCAGGCCGGCGGGCTATACTTCTATCACATCTGACCTTTGCCTCCCTGCTGACGTCGATTAAAGAACACGCCCCCCACACTTTAAAGCACGTGCTTTATGACGCCGGTTACCGGTCGGGGTCTTCCGTCGCTCTTAAAACCAAAAGTTTATACCCAGACCCGGTTGAGTGCTTACAAGCACTTTTAGATGAAATTAAAAATCTTGGGTTGGGTTATGTAGAACTGGTTTCCTTCAAACCCTCCCATGGCCGTGCCAGGTTAAGGTGTTATGATTCTATCCAGGCGTTCATAGCAAAAGAGCACGGCTCCCTTTACCGGACTCCGCAGGTGAATTGCGACTTCTTGAGAGGGATATTTGCATCTTTTGTCAGCATCATACTGGATAAAGAAATCATTTGCGAAGAGATGGACTGCCAATCAATAGGGGGAGATTACTGCGAGTTCCTGGCCATGCCCCTTCCAAAGAACCTGTTGGATAAAGGAGGAGCACCGTGA
- the rplU gene encoding 50S ribosomal protein L21 produces MYAIIETGGKQYRVSEGDTLYIEKLPAQPDETVEIDRVLALVDGDSVKIGSPLVDGARVVLKVVRHGRGKKIIVFKYKAKKNYRRKQGHRQAFTQVTVEKIEA; encoded by the coding sequence ATGTACGCGATTATCGAAACAGGCGGCAAGCAGTACCGGGTGAGCGAGGGTGACACCCTCTATATTGAGAAGCTGCCCGCCCAACCTGATGAAACGGTTGAAATAGACCGTGTTCTGGCGCTGGTCGACGGCGATAGCGTGAAAATCGGTTCTCCGCTTGTGGATGGAGCCAGGGTAGTTTTAAAAGTGGTTCGCCACGGCAGGGGTAAGAAAATTATAGTCTTCAAGTATAAGGCTAAGAAGAATTACCGTCGCAAACAGGGCCATCGCCAGGCGTTCACCCAGGTGACTGTTGAAAAAATTGAAGCTTGA
- a CDS encoding Spo0B domain-containing protein, translated as MNLEKLLDAIQVQRHDFLNHLQVISGLLQMNKVDRVMDYLNQVCVEIAQYSKTARVAIPELTAALIIAINDAAMYQIELVLNITSDLSESAVPGPVVGEVLELCLRSAFETMSAPEIVDRRIEVVLGESERKYTCRLLFPEPLLADLSRFETALIPAGELLSPYGGRLNLAVANNGIEIFFTLPRQGLNKIG; from the coding sequence TTGAATCTGGAAAAGCTCTTAGACGCTATTCAGGTGCAAAGGCATGATTTTTTAAATCATCTTCAAGTTATTTCCGGGCTGTTGCAGATGAATAAGGTAGACCGGGTTATGGACTACCTGAATCAGGTTTGCGTAGAGATAGCCCAGTACAGTAAGACGGCCAGGGTGGCCATACCGGAGCTGACCGCTGCCCTGATAATTGCCATCAACGATGCCGCCATGTACCAGATAGAGCTTGTGCTCAATATAACTTCTGACCTGTCGGAGAGCGCAGTCCCGGGACCGGTAGTAGGGGAGGTGCTGGAACTCTGCCTCAGGAGCGCTTTTGAGACGATGTCGGCGCCTGAAATTGTGGATAGGCGCATCGAAGTGGTCCTTGGTGAAAGTGAGAGGAAGTACACTTGCCGGTTGCTTTTCCCGGAACCCCTTTTGGCTGATCTCAGCCGTTTCGAGACCGCGCTTATACCGGCCGGGGAACTTCTCAGCCCGTATGGGGGGAGATTGAATCTGGCCGTGGCCAATAACGGCATTGAGATCTTTTTTACATTGCCCCGTCAAGGGCTTAATAAAATTGGTTAA
- the rpmA gene encoding 50S ribosomal protein L27 — MAHKKGVGSSRNGRDSQPKMLGVKRADGQFVLAGNILVRQRGTRIHPGLNVGKGGDDTLFAKVDGVVSFERKGRDKKVVSINKVEEIV; from the coding sequence TTGGCACATAAGAAAGGTGTAGGTAGTTCCCGGAACGGACGCGACTCCCAGCCCAAAATGCTCGGCGTGAAGCGGGCAGACGGCCAGTTTGTTTTGGCCGGCAATATTTTAGTCCGCCAGCGCGGCACCAGAATACACCCGGGCTTAAACGTCGGCAAAGGTGGGGACGACACCCTGTTTGCAAAGGTAGACGGTGTGGTCAGTTTTGAAAGAAAAGGCCGTGATAAGAAGGTTGTCAGTATTAATAAGGTCGAGGAAATTGTATAA
- a CDS encoding RNA recognition motif domain-containing protein, producing MARTLYVGNLPWATKAEDLADAFSAHGEVLSSRVITDRESGRSRGFGFVEVRDEDAETMIAAMNGTELSGRVITVNEAKARDDQ from the coding sequence ATGGCGCGAACCCTATATGTAGGCAATTTACCTTGGGCGACAAAAGCTGAAGATCTTGCTGACGCTTTTTCTGCGCACGGTGAAGTGTTGAGCAGTCGCGTTATTACTGATCGTGAGTCCGGTCGCTCCCGCGGGTTTGGCTTTGTTGAAGTCCGGGATGAAGATGCAGAGACCATGATCGCAGCAATGAACGGGACTGAGCTAAGCGGGCGGGTAATTACCGTCAATGAAGCCAAGGCAAGAGACGACCAGTAG
- the nadD gene encoding nicotinate-nucleotide adenylyltransferase, translating into MSKEPKQISRLGIMGGTFDPIHYGHLVTAEGARYEYDLEKVIFIPAGQPPHKPNFKRTQAWRRYEMTRLAVATNPFFEESPIEIERPGPTYTIDTVQEISRLYPGAQIFFITGADAVAEILNWKKVERLLSICRFIAATRPGYKQGEIWKKIGALPQGLKNNIFYMEVPALAISSTDIRQRVRKGKPIKYLLPEPVETYITSNNIYLD; encoded by the coding sequence ATGAGTAAAGAGCCAAAACAAATATCCCGGCTTGGCATTATGGGGGGCACCTTTGATCCCATTCATTATGGGCATCTGGTGACCGCGGAGGGCGCCAGGTATGAATACGATCTGGAAAAGGTCATTTTCATCCCGGCCGGTCAGCCCCCTCATAAGCCAAATTTTAAACGAACTCAAGCCTGGCGCCGGTATGAGATGACCAGACTGGCCGTGGCCACGAATCCATTTTTCGAAGAGTCGCCTATCGAAATAGAGCGTCCAGGCCCGACCTACACTATTGATACCGTTCAGGAGATATCCCGCCTTTATCCTGGCGCCCAGATTTTTTTTATAACTGGGGCCGATGCAGTTGCGGAAATACTTAACTGGAAAAAGGTCGAAAGACTCTTATCAATTTGTCGATTTATAGCAGCCACCCGGCCTGGTTATAAACAGGGAGAGATATGGAAGAAAATAGGAGCCTTGCCGCAGGGTCTTAAAAATAATATTTTTTACATGGAAGTACCTGCCCTGGCCATATCTTCCACCGATATACGGCAGCGCGTACGCAAGGGAAAGCCGATTAAGTACCTTCTTCCCGAACCAGTTGAGACGTATATAACGAGCAATAATATTTACCTGGATTGA
- the proB gene encoding glutamate 5-kinase: MGKRNFQVFKRIVVKVGTSSVAHATGKPNLFKIESLVRQLADLYNMGKEIILVTSGAIGTGAGKLGLPGRPRTIPEKQAAAAVGQGVLMHIYEKLFAEYGVTVGQVLLTREDFSDRKRFLNARNSLHAMLQFGVIPVINENDTVAVDEIKLGDNDNLSALVATLIDAELLVLLSDIDGLFTADPRKEKSAQLIRDVTEMTPEIEALSGGAGSKLGTGGMATKIQAARIAMHSGTVTVITNMEEKNIIRRVIEGEAVGTVFWPCANKMENKKRWIAFSSSICGKIFVDEGAARALAKQGKSLLPSGITRVEGSFDIGNTVVIAGPDGTEIARGIVSYSSEDIERIKGAQTRDIARILGHKDFDEVIHRNNLALEL, translated from the coding sequence ATGGGTAAACGTAATTTTCAGGTTTTCAAGCGGATCGTGGTTAAAGTGGGCACCAGTTCTGTTGCTCATGCCACCGGCAAGCCCAACCTTTTTAAGATTGAAAGCCTGGTCAGGCAGTTGGCGGACCTCTATAATATGGGCAAAGAAATAATTTTGGTCACTTCGGGGGCCATCGGAACGGGAGCAGGCAAGCTCGGCCTGCCGGGGCGCCCCAGGACCATCCCGGAGAAACAGGCGGCCGCCGCAGTTGGTCAGGGTGTCCTGATGCATATTTATGAAAAGCTGTTTGCCGAGTACGGGGTCACCGTGGGTCAAGTACTGTTAACCCGCGAGGATTTTTCCGACCGCAAGCGCTTTTTAAACGCCAGGAACTCCCTGCACGCGATGCTCCAGTTCGGGGTCATCCCCGTCATCAACGAGAACGATACAGTGGCGGTGGATGAGATCAAGCTGGGTGATAACGATAACCTGTCGGCCCTGGTGGCCACCCTGATCGACGCCGAACTACTGGTTTTGCTGTCTGACATAGATGGACTTTTTACTGCGGATCCGCGCAAAGAGAAAAGCGCCCAACTGATCCGGGACGTAACGGAAATGACTCCTGAAATTGAGGCCTTGTCCGGTGGCGCAGGCTCCAAACTGGGAACCGGCGGGATGGCTACCAAAATTCAGGCCGCCAGGATTGCCATGCATTCCGGTACTGTCACGGTTATAACCAATATGGAGGAAAAAAATATCATCCGTCGGGTTATTGAGGGAGAGGCGGTGGGTACCGTTTTTTGGCCTTGCGCCAATAAAATGGAAAACAAAAAGCGTTGGATAGCTTTCAGTTCCTCAATTTGCGGTAAGATATTCGTTGATGAGGGAGCCGCCCGGGCGCTGGCTAAACAGGGTAAAAGCCTGCTGCCATCCGGCATAACCAGAGTGGAAGGCTCTTTTGATATAGGCAACACGGTAGTTATCGCCGGACCGGACGGCACAGAGATAGCCAGGGGCATCGTTTCCTACTCCTCGGAAGATATTGAACGGATTAAAGGGGCGCAGACCAGGGACATAGCACGCATCCTGGGGCACAAGGATTTTGATGAAGTTATTCACCGGAACAACCTGGCTCTGGAACTGTAA
- a CDS encoding two-component system sensor histidine kinase NtrB, whose product MLELAEEWSRLALDHLPVGLLVINRHRKIRIFNQTLSRFLGLKSEKVLGRPLLELMDDRGTEFNILLQTLITGKEFQNVKPQAVTTVSCCVACLVNTYPVRNRTGITVGAMAVFSPAARLQEMENAVVKAEKLAILGQMAAGMVHEIRNPLTAVGCFLQLLHKCLKGNPKEEYIPIMLAELNHANRLISEFLQFAKPGYSRPGRCSIVEIIKDVVLLVESEALSRQFNIEVDLDVNIPKIIVDSGQLKQVFINIIKNAFDALSEGGKIFVQTTWNELEGFVQISFRDTGVGIDKETLENMFNPFFTTKESGTGLGMFTSKKIIDNHGGRIEIQSEPGKGTTVTVLLPVEQQHAYTRTGI is encoded by the coding sequence TTGTTGGAATTAGCAGAAGAATGGTCCCGCTTGGCTTTAGATCACCTGCCTGTAGGATTATTAGTAATTAACCGTCACAGGAAAATTCGCATTTTTAACCAGACCCTGTCAAGGTTTCTCGGACTAAAGAGTGAAAAAGTCCTGGGCCGGCCATTGCTGGAACTTATGGACGATCGGGGAACTGAATTTAACATATTGCTGCAGACCCTTATTACAGGTAAAGAGTTTCAAAATGTTAAGCCCCAAGCCGTGACTACAGTCTCCTGTTGTGTTGCCTGTCTGGTAAACACCTACCCGGTCAGGAACAGGACCGGTATAACGGTGGGCGCTATGGCCGTGTTTTCACCGGCAGCACGCCTGCAAGAGATGGAAAACGCAGTTGTTAAAGCCGAAAAGCTGGCTATCCTGGGACAGATGGCGGCTGGAATGGTGCATGAAATAAGAAACCCGCTCACAGCAGTCGGCTGTTTTTTGCAATTATTGCATAAGTGTTTAAAGGGAAATCCCAAAGAAGAATATATACCCATAATGCTGGCCGAACTAAACCATGCTAACAGGCTTATTTCAGAGTTTTTGCAGTTTGCCAAGCCCGGTTATTCCAGACCTGGCAGGTGTTCTATAGTTGAAATAATAAAAGATGTGGTTTTGCTTGTGGAAAGTGAAGCGCTGTCTCGCCAATTTAACATAGAGGTAGACCTTGATGTTAATATTCCAAAAATCATTGTTGACAGTGGTCAACTAAAACAAGTTTTCATAAATATTATAAAAAATGCCTTTGACGCCCTCTCCGAAGGTGGAAAAATTTTTGTACAAACCACATGGAACGAACTTGAAGGTTTTGTGCAAATTTCTTTCAGGGATACCGGCGTGGGGATCGATAAGGAAACTCTAGAAAATATGTTCAACCCGTTTTTTACTACCAAGGAAAGCGGTACCGGCCTGGGCATGTTTACAAGCAAAAAAATTATTGACAACCACGGAGGCCGGATTGAAATACAGAGCGAACCTGGTAAAGGGACCACAGTAACAGTGTTGCTGCCCGTTGAGCAACAACATGCATATACTAGAACAGGTATTTAA